From the Musa acuminata AAA Group cultivar baxijiao chromosome BXJ3-7, Cavendish_Baxijiao_AAA, whole genome shotgun sequence genome, one window contains:
- the LOC135643071 gene encoding U-box domain-containing protein 21-like, giving the protein MASVTARMSSSRIPSVKRIPIANSMAEQLIPAAFRCPISLDLMKDPVTLHTGITYDRRSIEAWLELGNLTCPVTKQALENEDLVPNHSIRRMIQDWCVANRCLGIERIPTPRIPVTPTQVSDLLSEISVACRRGDNARCRELARMIKALGRESERNRRCIISGGAGRVLSNCFSELAAESLENPRAGVMDEILAALAAFLPLDEGSYLQFASPKPLDSIVSVLKSADLEGRLNATLVLKELASSSTPDRIEVVARTDGLIEALVKLIEKPISPRATNASMVTAFFLVASSERIAARFVEMGIVPLLLEILVDSEKSMCEKALGVLDGVLSCSRGREMASAHSLAVPVLVKKTSRVADMETEFAVSALWKLCKNDDEGERVVEALQAGAFQKLLLLLQVGCKGTTKEKVSDLLKLLNRKKRSSECIETVDLRGLKRSF; this is encoded by the coding sequence ATGGCCTCGGTGACCGCACGGATGTCTAGCTCAAGGATTCCCTCTGTGAAGAGGATTCCCATCGCCAACTCGATGGCGGAGCAACTGATTCCCGCCGCCTTCCGGTGCCCCATATCTCTCGATCTCATGAAGGATCCGGTGACGTTGCATACCGGGATCACATACGACCGTCGGAGCATCGAGGCGTGGCTCGAGCTCGGGAACCTGACGTGCCCAGTGACCAAGCAAGCGCTCGAGAACGAAGACCTCGTGCCGAACCACTCGATCCGGAGGATGATTCAGGACTGGTGCGTTGCCAACCGCTGCTTGGGCATCGAGAGGATACCGACGCCGAGAATTCCGGTGACCCCGACCCAGGTGTCGGACTTGCTGTCCGAGATCAGTGTTGCCTGCCGTCGCGGCGACAACGCACGGTGTCGCGAATTGGCCAGAATGATCAAAGCTTTGGGCAGGGAAAGCGAGCGGAATCGAAGGTGCATCATCTCGGGCGGCGCCGGTCGTGTTCTTTCCAACTGTTTCAGCGAGTTGGCGGCTGAATCATTGGAGAACCCCAGAGCAGGTGTCATGGATGAGATCCTTGCGGCTTTGGCCGcattcctccctcttgatgaaggCTCATATCTGCAATTCGCGTCACCCAAGCCTTTGGACTCCATCGTGTCTGTTCTCAAGTCCGCGGATTTGGAAGGAAGGCTTAATGCAACCCTGGTGCTAAAAGAGCTCGCTTCTTCTTCGACTCCGGACCGCATCGAAGTCGTCGCTAGAACAGATGGTTTGATCGAAGCATTGGTGAAATTAATCGAAAAGCCTATATCACCTCGAGCCACCAATGCCTCGATGGTGACCGCATTCTTCTTGGTGGCCTCCAGCGAACGGATCGCAGCGAGGTTCGTGGAGATGGGAATCGTCCCCTTGCTTCTGGAGATCCTCGTCGACTCGGAGAAAAGCATGTGCGAGAAGGCGTTGGGAGTGCTGGATGGCGTCTTAAGCTGCAGCAGAGGCAGGGAGATGGCTAGTGCTCACTCCCTGGCAGTGCCGGTGCTGGTGAAGAAGACGTCTCGGGTCGCCGACATGGAGACGGAGTTCGCTGTGTCGGCCCTTTGGAAGCTCTGCAAGAATGACGACGAGGGAGAGCGAGTGGTGGAGGCGCTTCAAGCGGGGGCTTTCCAGAAGTTATTGCTCTTGTTGCAGGTTGGCTGCAAGGGAACAACCAAGGAGAAGGTCAGTGATCTGCTGAAGCTTCTGAATCGGAAAAAGAGGAGCTCGGAATGCATTGAAACAGTGGATCTGAGGGGCTTAAAAAGGTCCTTCTAA